One window of Aspergillus oryzae RIB40 DNA, chromosome 3 genomic DNA carries:
- a CDS encoding translation initiation factor eIF2B subunit alpha (translation initiation factor 2B, alpha subunit (eIF-2Balpha/GCN3)) — protein sequence MASTTPAPSESAKPFDIVATYNELLRSDPDLTMPIAAIEALVLLLTHSPSSTISETLDLLEKSTAHLKKSIPNPIGLSAGTDLFQRYLITTLQRPGQLGPAGDFNAIRAHLLSNGRLFIRRAKESRDKIAAFGRGFVRDGSTVLTNGGSRVVASLLQKAADDKGGPSAVRFRVIYVLSPAKDSSAEPEGMETVRALRAKGVPVATIPESAVAYSLGKADIVIVGAEGVVENGGIVSRMGTYQIGLLAKAMGKPFYAVAESHKFVRLYPLGQYDLPIEQRVIDFNTEEDITDGHKPQSVAHSSDVVDFTPPHLISALITDSGVLTPSAVSEELIKIWF from the exons ATGGCGTCCACTACGCCGGCACCGTCAGAATCTGCAAAGCCCTTCGA CATTGTCGCAACTTACAATGAGCTGCTTCGCTCGGATCCCGACTTGACAATGCCAATTGCTGCCATCGAAGCTTTGGTATTACTTCTCACacattctccttcgtcaacGATATCAGAAACCCTCGATTTACTCGAAAAGTCCACCGCCCACCTGAAAAAGTCAATCCCTAATCCCATTGGTCTCTCGGCTGGAACCGATCTCTTCCAACGGTATCTGATTACTACGCTACAGCGACCAGGCCAGCTAGGACCTGCTGGAGATTTCAACGCTATCAGGGCCCATCTTCTCTCGAACGGTCGGTTGTTCATCAGACGtgcaaaggaaagccgagaCAAGATTGCTGCGTTTGGGAGGGGATTCGTTCGGGATGGTAGTACAGTATTGACAAACGGTGGATCCCGAGTAGTCGCTTCTTTATTGCAGAAGGCTGCTGATGATAAGGGTGGGCCTTCTGCGGTGCGTTTCCGTGTCATTTATGTCCTCTCTCCCGCTAAGGACTCTTCTGCAGAGCCTGAGGGTATGGAAACAGTGCGCGCACTGCGCGCAAAGGGTGTCCCTGTGGCTACGATTCCGGAATCAGCTGTTGCCTACTCCCTCGGAAAGGCGGACATTGTCATCGTAGGCGCGGAAGGTGTGGTGGAGAATGGAGGCATCGTGTCTCGGATGGGAACCTACCAAATCGGTCTTCTTGCCAAGGCTATGGGAAAGCCATTCTACGCCGTGGCGGAAAGCCACAAATTTGTCCGACTGTACCCGCTTGGGCAATATGATCTACCCATTGAACAACGGGTGATCGACTTCAACACTGAAGAAGATATTACTGACGGACACAAGCCACAGTCGGTAGCTCATAGCTCGGATGTGGTGGACTTCACACCACCCCATCTCATTTCCGCCTTGATTACAGACAGTGGCGTTCTAACACCAAGTGCTGTTAGTGAAGAGTTGATTAAGATCTGGTTCTAG
- the nuf2 gene encoding kinetochore-associated Ndc80 complex subunit NUF2 (centromere-associated protein NUF2) → MAYNHRMSQQFRGSQQHHGRGRKKEDENDALMRLPDKEIAGCINDIGIPFTAADLIKPNPQQIQMVFEWFAELLMNITHEAVEPAMRAAADDVGGDFPDIVPTDTRNLMGFFVSLRKLMMECGVNDFTFTDLTKPTHDRLVKIFSYLINFVRFRESQTPVIDEHFNKSEKTKARIDTLYAENQEMEQRLEEMRRNLRANEAQVKEKVRRNDELKARLLELRRNQERVAETLERVKADKTRRQTQLEEKTEKVVRTRQEVEKLRPYAMESPVSLQASLTELSENLLREKAQIDAMEKRARALQTSSDTFTVVSNDVQACVKLLEDISVELQKEEDEESRASRNKEAISERGNSVREVEQTEKLLQRQLARWNERIETLRKNAQEKAEAAQARMEELREVQKQLREERAEKQRDMERRRIRIEQTEKKMVDLKENIESEIQSAHDEYLRLESHIKLYITEMEKCI, encoded by the exons ATGGCTTATAATCACCGGATGAGTCAACAATTTCGTGGCTCTCAACAGCATCACGGCAGAGGCcgcaagaaggaagatgagaacGATGCATTAATGCGCCTG CCCGATAAGGAGATTGCAGGATGCATTAACGATATCGGCATACCCTTCACGGCTGCAGACCTTATCAAGCCGAATCCCCAACAAATCCAAATGGTATTCGAATGGTTCGCTGAGCTTCTCATGAACATCACCCATGAAGCTGTAGAGCCTGCAATGCGCgcagcagcagatgatgTTGGCGGCGACTTTCCCGATATTGTTCCTACTGATACACGGAACCTCATGGGATTCTTCGTCAGCCTAAGAAAGCTTATGATGGAA TGCGGGGTGAATGATTTTACCTTCACAGACCTAACAAAGCCTACGCACGATCGCTTGGTCAAAATATTCTCATATCTTATCAACTTTGTTCGATTCCGCGAGTCTCAGACGCCCGTCATCGATGAGCATTTCAACAAGTCGGAGAAGACCAAGGCACGGATCGATACCTTATATGCAGAGAACCAGGAGATGGAGCAACGCCTGGAAGAAATGCGCCGGAATCTACGGGCTAACGAAGCACAAGTAAAGGAGAAAGTCAGGAGAAATGACGAATTAAAGGCGCGACTACTTGAATTGAGACGAAACCAGGAGCGGGTTGCTGAGACATTGGAACGAGTCAAGGCAGATAAAACCAGACGGCAAACGCAGCTAGAGGAGAAGACCGAGAAAGTCGTGCGTACCCGACAAGAGGTTGAGAAGCTCCGCCCATATGCCATGGAAAGTCCAGTCAGTCTTCAAGCCTCTCTGACCGAGCTGTCGGAGAACCTACTACGCGAGAAGGCTCAAATTGATGCAATGGAGAAAAGGGCGAGAGCGCTCCAAACTTCGTCAGACACGTTCACTGTCGTCAGCAATGATGTCCAGGCTTGCGTCAAACTTCTCGAAGATATCTCAGTGGAGTTgcaaaaggaggaggatgaagaatcaCGAGCATCCCGGAACAAGGAAGCGATCTCGGAAAGAGGCAATAGCGTCAGAGAGGTGGAGCAGACTGAAAAATTGCTACAGCGGCAGCTAGCAAGGTGGAATGAGAGGATTGAAACTCTGCGGAAGAACGCgcaagaaaaggcagaggCGGCCCAGGCCCGGATGGAGGAACTTCGGGAGGTTCAGAAACAGCTTCGTGAAGAGCGCGCAGAAAAGCAGCGTGatatggagagaaggaggattaGAATTGAGCAAACTGAGAAAAAG ATGGTGGACCTCAAGGAAAACATTGAAAGCGAGATTCAGAGTGCCCATGATGAATATTTGAGGCTGGAATCGCATATCAAACTTTACATAACTGAAATGGAAAAGTGTATATGA
- a CDS encoding AP-3 complex subunit beta (vesicle coat complex AP-3, beta subunit), which produces METISRISSMLETARELTLEAAQSAAMTRGSSTGLTSRNVTTAHIKKLLDSRHDREVLDGMRRVITLMYRSEPSLPFFSAVVKNVANANVEVKKLVYIYLVHHAEAEPDLALLSINTIQKSLTDQSPQVRAMALRTMSGIRVPVISQIVSLAIKRGCGDMSPHVRKAAALAIPKCYRLDPNTLPQLIGYLSTLLGDTQYFVAGPAVSAFLEVCPDRIDLIHKHYRGLVKKLVDMDEWGQIATLRLLTIYARKCFPPRTEKVKQAVSKGFYDDEEGDDESGREYEVPIVDPDLEIFLRSCRLLLQNRNSAVIVNVVRCFLYLAPPEYLAAVVGPLVALLRSPQDVQHIVLYNIVAVCLRHPAPFRKYVSHFLVRASDPPHIWRLKLEILTILFPHCGLHLKGVIISELEHFSQGTDPELVRESVRAIGRCAQSDPSTAGHCLRLLLNQIISLDDNLVSESLTVIRHLIQQDPASHEQTVIELVKHLGLTNNPDARATIVWLVGEYAGIEPERNFAPDVLRILVQDFANEAEAVKQQIVLLGAKVYLHHLLRNPPKEEPPASPKVEQQYKNEWTDDQDEEKNEENNHDEQKPEPQEDRIALLWRYLLLLARYDTSYDLRDRARLYKSLLASPSSTQLANLLLLAPKPVPHAPSPSETRKDLLIGSSTLIVGPDAGPHGLMGYQNLPDWVELGKEPDPSLREPDVKSELVEKAPATAGERLDRALREHQNTAAATSRQPNGRMPAAASAMKNKTLDQWLEDDESEEETESEEEVTDSEEETDEETEEETDEEDEDEEEEEETEEETDSDDGEEARQLLTQSGTHVQGSSRDVL; this is translated from the exons ATGGAGACTATCTCCCGGATATCGTCGATGCTGGAAACAG CTCGAGAGCTCACTCTTGAAGCAGCTCAGTCCGCAGCAATGACCAGAGGCTCCAGTACAGGCCTTACCTCCCGCAACGTAACCACCGCACACATCAAAAAGTTACTCGATAGCCGTCATGATCGAGAAGTCCTGGATGGCATGCGTAGGGTGATCACG TTGATGTATCGCTCCGAgccttcccttcctttcttctccgcagtcGTAAAGAACGTCGCAAATGCGAATGTCGaggtcaagaagcttgttTATATCTACCTGGTTCACCATGCCGAGGCCGAGCCCGACCTTGCGCTGCTGTCCATCAACACGATCCAGAAATCGCTTACGGATCAAAGCCCCCAGGTGCGAGCCATGGCGCTCCGCACAATGTCTGGTATCAGAGTGCCGGTGATCAGCCAGATCGTTTCCCTTGCAATTAAGCGTGGTTGCGGCGACATGAGCCCGCATGTCCGCAAAGCAGCTGCATTGGCCATTCCGAAGTGCTATCGCCTGGACCCGAACACTCTGCCACAATTAATAGGCTACCTTTCTACGCTACTAGGTGATACTCAGTATTTCGTCGCTGGACCGGCTGTCTCTGCTTTCCTAGAAGTTTGTCCCGATAGGATTGACCTTATCCACAAGCACTACCGCGGCTTGGTTAAGAAGCTCGTCGATATGGACGAATGGGGCCAGATCGCCACATTACGTCTTTTGACTATCTATGCCCGAAAATGCTTCCCCCCCAGAACCGAGAAAGTTAAGCAAGCAGTGTCGAAGGGCTTctacgatgatgaagaaggagatgacGAGAGTGGCAGGGAATACGAAGTACCCATAGTGGATCCCGATCTTGAGATTTTCCTGCGCTCCTGCAGGCTACTTTTACAGAATCGCAATTCCGCAGTCATTGTGAATGTTGTTCGCTGTTTCCTGTATCTCGCTCCTCCAGAGTAccttgctgctgttgttggtCCTTTGGTCGCTCTACTCCGAAGCCCTCAGGATGTGCAGCATATTGTGCTCTACAACATTGTCGCTGTTTGCTTGCGTCATCCCGCGCCTTTCAGAAAATATGTCTCTCACTTCCTCGTCCGCGCCTCAGATCCACCTCATATCTGGCGTCTGAAACTCGAGATCCTCACGATTCTTTTCCCCCATTGTGGTCTACACTTAAAGGGTGTGATCATTAGCGAACTCGAACATTTCTCCCAAGGAACGGATCCCGAGCTGGTGCGCGAGAGCGTTCGCGCAATCGGACGCTGTGCACAAAGTGACCCTAGCACGGCTGGCCATTGTCTTCGCCTACTGCTCAACCAAATCATTAGCCTGGACGACAATCTAGTATCGGAATCCTTGACCGTGATCAGACATCTAATCCAGCAAGATCCAGCTTCGCATGAACAAACTGTCATTGAGTTGGTGAAGCACCTCGGATTAACGAATAACCCGGATGCTAGGGCGACTATTGTATGGTTAGTCGGAGAATATGCGGGTATAGAACCGGAGAGGAACTTTGCACCAGATGTTCTACGAATCCTAGTACAGGACTTCGCCAATGAGGCAGAAGCCGTGAAACAACAGATTGTTCTCTTAGGAGCTAAGGTATATCTACACCATCTTCTACGGAACCCTCCCAAGGAGGAACCTCCGGCAAGCCCCAAGGTCGAACAGCAGTATAAGAATGAGTGGACCGATGATCAGGACGAGGAGAaaaacgaagaaaacaaccacGATGAACAGAAACCTGAACCGCAGGAAGATAGAATTGCTCTCCTTTGGAGAtaccttctcctccttgctAGATATGACACTTCATATGATCTGCGTGACCGTGCTCGGCTATACAAATCTCTTCTTGCATCGCCTTCTTCTACACAGCTTGCGAACTTGCTGCTTCTCGCACCGAAACCAGTACCGCATGCCCCTAGCCCATCAGAAACACGAAAGGATCTTTTGATTGGCTCTTCTACCTTGATTGTTGGTCCGGACGCGGGCCCTCATGGTCTCATGGGCTATCAAAACCTTCCTGACTGGGTTGAGTTAGGAAAGGAACCTGATCCCAGCCTCCGGGAACCAGATGTCAAATCTGAGCTTGTGGAGAAAGCACCTGCGACTGCAGGTGAACGACTTGATAGAGCCCTACGTGAGCACCAGAACACTGCCGCAGCTACAAGTAGACAGCCGAACGGGCGCATGCCAGCAGCAGcgtcggcgatgaagaatAAGACTCTCGATCAATGGttagaagacgatgaatctgaagaagaaacagagtccgaggaagaggttaCAGACTCTGAGGAGGAGACTGACGAGGAGACTGAAGAGGAGActgacgaggaggatgaagatgaggaggaagaggaagagaccgaagaagagacagaTTCGGATGACGGTGAAGAAGCAAGACAACTCCTAACCCAGAGTGGTACGCATGTCCAGGGATCCTCAAGGGATGTACTTTGA
- a CDS encoding M20 family metallopeptidase (metal-dependent amidase/aminoacylase/carboxypeptidase), with protein MARSSLSEILTAASLSLAPYEDLYKYFHAHPELSRQEKSTSEKLAAHLAQLKVYELHTNIGGYGLAGVFRNGEGKTVLLRADMDALPVKELTGLPYASSLTMRDTEGNEKPVMHACGHDMHITCLLAAAETLVKMRDEWSGTLIVLFQPDEERGGGAQAMVDDGLYSKIPVPDYVLGQHVMRMRAGSVGSRPGAIMAAADSMKITVFGRGGHGSQPHQTVDPVLLAAHIVIRLQGIVSREINPSDLAVLTVGSLQAGQTENIITDRAEIGVDFRSVKLEIREQIISAIKRIVEAECAASGSPKPPVFTPTRRFPPTLNDKDAASQVAATFATHFDDFDDDVPRTNVSEDFSTLATCRGIPSCFWLLGGIDPELWDKAQADSRTEEIPGNHSALFAPVIQPTMRVGVDALCLAALTFLKN; from the coding sequence ATGGCACGGTCAAGCTTGTCAGAAATTCTCACGGCAGCGTCATTGAGCCTGGCTCCCTACGAGGACCTTTACAAGTATTTCCATGCGCATCCCGAACTTTCCCGGCAAGAGAAATCTACATCGGAAAAGCTCGCGGCACACCTGGCCCAGCTGAAAGTCTATGAGCTCCATACCAACATCGGAGGCTACGGCCTAGCAGGCGTATTTAGAAATGGCGAGGGCAAGACTGTGCTCCTGCGAGCGGACATGGACGCACTTCCGGTCAAGGAGTTGACCGGGCTCCCCTATGCAAGCTCCCTCACTATGCGCGATACCGAAGGGAACGAGAAGCCAGTAATGCATGCTTGTGGTCATGACATGCATATTACATGTCTCCTAGCAGCGGCAGAGACGCTTGTAAAGATGCGGGACGAGTGGAGCGGGACCTTAATCGTGCTGTTCCAACCAGACGAAGAGCGAGGTGGAGGTGCGCAGGCGATGGTTGATGATGGACTCTACTCCAAGATTCCAGTGCCTGATTATGTCCTTGGTCAGCACGTCATGAGAATGCGGGCAGGAAGCGTTGGCTCGCGCCCCGGAGCCATCATGGCTGCTGCCGACAGCATGAAGATCACAGTCTTTGGGCGTGGTGGTCATGGATCTCAGCCTCATCAGACAGTGGATCCAGTGCTTCTTGCTGCACATATTGTCATTCGACTACAAGGTATCGTGAGCAGAGAGATCAACCCAAGCGACCTCGCTGTCTTGACCGTCGGAAGTCTCCAGGCCGGGCAGACAGAGAACATCATTACCGACAGGGCCGAGATCGGTGTTGACTTTCGGTCTGTTAAATTGGAGATTCGGGAACAAATTATCTCTGCGATTAAGCGTATCGTCGAGGCCGAGTGTGCGGCGAGTGGCTCGCCCAAGCCCCCTGTGTTCACCCCGACGAGACGCTTCCCACCTACCCTGAACGACAAAGATGCTGCATCTCAAGTTGCCGCGACATTTGCAACTCACTTTGACGACTTCGATGACGACGTACCGCGAACCAATGTTAGCGAGGATTTCTCTACGCTAGCAACCTGCCGAGGGATCCCTAGCTGTTTCTGGCTCCTAGGAGGCATTGATCCTGAACTTTGGGATAAGGCACAGGCAGATTCTCGCACAGAAGAGATCCCAGGAAATCACTCGGCGCTCTTCGCACCCGTTATTCAGCCAACAATGAGAGTTGGAGTGGATGCGTTGTGCCTTGCTGCCCTGACTTTCTTGAAAAATTGA
- a CDS encoding serine/threonine-protein phosphatase (serine/threonine specific protein phosphatase involved in glycogen accumulation, PP2A-related) — protein sequence MKESNVVHIAAPVTVVGDIHGQFFDMLEIFKIGGFCPNTNYLFLGDYVDRGLFSVETISLLVCLKLRYPHRVHLIRGNHESRGVTQSYGFYTECVRKYGNPNVWHYFTDMFDFLTLSVVINDQIFCVHGGLSPSIHSIDQIKIIDRFREIPHEGPMADLVWSDPDTERDEFSLSPRGAGYTFGAQVVRKFLEVNSMSHILRAHQLCQEGYQVLYDDRLSTVWSAPNYCYRCGNLASVLEVSDTGERFFNIFDAAPENDAHRNEQQAQQNKDGQNPVIDYFL from the exons ATGAAAGAGAGCAATGTGGTTCATATTGCGGCACCGGTGACGGTAGTGGGAGATATCCACGGGCAGTTTTTTGATATGCTTGAAATCTTCAAGATCGGAGGCTTCTGCCCAAACACAAATTATCTATTTCTAG GCGACTACGTGGATCGTGGTTTATTCAGTGTAGAAacaatttcccttcttgtctGTTTAAAGTTACGATACCCCCATCGCGTGCATCTTATTCGAGGAAACCACGAGTCTCGCGGTGTCACGCAATCCTATGGATTTTATACCGAGTGCGTGCGGAAATACGGCAACCCCAACGTATGGCACTACTTCACTGATATGTTCGACTTCCTCACCCTGAGCGTGGTTATTAACGATCAAATCTTCTGTGTCCACGGCGGACTATCCCCGTCCATCCACTCCATAGACCAAATTAAAATCATTGACCGTTTTCGTGAGATCCCTCATGAAGGCCCCATGGCCGATCTGGTCTGGTCCGACCCGGATACCGAACGAGATGAGTTCTCCCTTTCGCCAAGGGGAGCTGGGTATACATTCGGTGCGCAGGTTGTCCGGAAATTCCTCGAAGTCAATAGCATGTCCCATATTCTGCGGGCGCACCAGCTGTGTCAGGAGGGGTATCAGGTTCTCTACGATGACCGGCTCAGTACCGTGTGGAGTGCACCGAACTACTGCTATCGATGCGGTAATCTTGCGAGCGTCCTCGAAGTTAGCGATACCGGCGAGAGGTTTTTCAACATCTTCGACGCAGCCCCGGAGAACGATGCCCATCGCAACGAACAGCAAGCGCAGCAGAATAAGGACGGACAGAACCCGGTGATTGACTACTTTTTGTGA
- a CDS encoding rho GDP-dissociation inhibitor (Rho GDP-dissociation inhibitor), which translates to MPEHEEDLVASKTEGFKVGEKKTINEYTELAAPRASVTVCFLPPCTHISHKNDESLNRWKASLGLATGATIGDPSDPRKCIIKSLALEVEGRPDVVIDVSAPGAVDTLKDKPFTIKEGAHFRIKVVFQVHHEVLSGLKYLQVVKRKGVRVSKDEEMLGSYAPNTTDKPVYEKKFQEEEAPSGFIARGHYNAVSKFVDDDDHTHLQFEWSFDIAKDW; encoded by the exons ATGCCTGAGCACGAAGAAGATCTCGTTGCCTCCAAGACCGAGGGTTTCAAGGtcggggagaagaagacaatcaATGAGTACACTGAGCTTG CTGCCCCCCGAGCTAGTGTGACGGTTTGCTTTCTTCCACCATGCACGCATATATCCC ATAAAAATGACGAATCCCTAAACCGCTGGAAGGCCTCTCTAGGCCTTGCAACCGGTGCAACAATTGGAGACCCCAGCGATCCCAGGAAGTGCATCATCAAGTCTCTAGCCCTGGAGGTTGAGGGACGCCCCGATGTGGTCATCGACGTGTCCGCACCCGGTGCAGTTGATACTCTCAAGGACAAGCCATTCACCATCAAAGAGGGTGCCCACTTCCGGATCAAGGTCGTCTTCCAGGTGCACCATGAAGTCCTGAGCGGTCTGAAATACCTGCAGGTCGTTAAGAGGAAGGGTGTTAGAGTTAGcaaggacgaggagatgctggGCAGCTATGcccccaacaccaccgacAAGCCCGTTTACGAGAAGAAGT tccaagaggaagaggcccccTCGGGATTTATAGCTCGTGGCCATTACAACGCGGTCTCGAAATTcgtggatgacgacgaccACACCCATCTGCAGTTCGAATGGTCGTTTGATATCGCGAAGGATTGGTAA
- a CDS encoding uncharacterized protein (predicted protein) translates to MFKIAFPWAKLEEERSEREYVKARKETSEDEIAGNVWISPILALELAKEYQMYDWVRALLDPTEIVQTPSSTKKHMQITPPPRFDLPPIEAPAQLTAAPRLRRGRSASPSKKLASPQKLASPRKPRSTRARESKEAQEVKEVKEASIVATSEANANLQSALDATAEAGSVNGTIQPSVEHDEERVAPTPKKSASTPKSTKTPRAARAKELKELKELKEIEEVEETKETKEENVKVDVETNADEAKDVQTTKTTVSVELPVSFLPDAPSAEDTEKMIAKAKEMVEEAAKLQSTEEEPVPSSTKAAKKRNIEEALSDDEEDEEAKTLRTKRAKVLEEKLKRERVRNRALVGVTAAFALAGSTTKCIGRLPMERLSRVDRRVSHRRTSLPNLFTPSP, encoded by the exons ATGTTTAAGATTGCCTTCCCCTGGGCAAAATTAGAAGAGGAACGGTCTGAGCGTGAATATGTGAAGGCTCGCAAGGAAACCAGCGAGGATGAAATCGCCGGAAATGTGTGGATCTCGCCAATCCTAG CTCTTGAGTTAGCAAAGGAGTATCAGATGTATGATTGGGTACGAGCATTGCTTGATCCCACCGAGATTGTACAGACCCCATCCAGTACGAAGAAGCACATGCAGATCACCCCACCTCCTCGGTTTGACTTGCCTCCGATTGAAGCACCAGCCCAGCTCACTGCGGCGCCGCGCCTGCGCAGAGGCCGGTCTGCTTCCCCCAGCAAAAAGCTCGCTTCCCCACAAAAGCTCGCTTCCCCGCGGAAGCCCAGGAGCACGAGGGCCAGGGAATCCAAGGAAGCTCAGGAGGTCAAGGAGGTGAAAGAGGCGAGCATTGTGGCGACCAGTGAGGCAAATGCAAACCTTCAGTCTGCCTTGGATGCTACAGCCGAGGCCGGATCGGTCAATGGCACCATCCAACCCAGCGTGGAACACGATGAAGAGAGAGTGGCTCCTACTCCTAAGAAGTCTGCTTCGACACCAAAGTCCACGAAGACACCCAGAGCTGCCCGGGCGAAGGAGCTTAAAGAGCTTAAGGAGCTCAAAGAGATtgaggaggtcgaggagaccaaggagaccaaggaggagaatgtcaaAGTGGATGTTGAAACTAATGCCGACGAAGCCAAGGATGTACAAACGACCAAGACCACCGTCTCGGTGGAATTGCctgtttccttccttcctGATGCTCCATCTGCCGAAGACACCGAAAAGATGATTGCTAAGGCTAAGGAAATGGTAGAAGAGGCTGCCAAGCTTCAGAGCACAGAGGAGGAACCCGTACCATCGTCAACAAAGGCTGCTAAGAAGCGCAACATCGAAGAAGCGCTtagtgatgacgaggaggacgaagaagcaaagacCTTGCGGACCAAGAGAGCAAAGGTCTTGGAAGAAAAGCTGAAGCGTGAACGCGTCAGGAATCGGGCTCTTGTCGGCGTCACCGCTGCTTTTGCACTTGC AGGTTCTACTACCAAATGTATTGGGCGCCTTCCTATGGAACGATTGTCCCGAGTTGACCGTCGCGTTTCCCATCGAAGAACATCTCTCCCGAACCTCTTCACCCCTTCACCTTAG
- a CDS encoding cleavage polyadenylation factor subunit CLP1 (mRNA cleavage and polyadenylation factor IA/II complex, subunit CLP1), whose product MSLPGLDLTQPSADNQFAPAPPTQVSLSKGSEWRFEVAFGTVIRVKLLAGTAELFGTELAPSQTYTFSGTKGAIYTWHGCTLEVGAGDTGPSVDGLAPGGLSGATPRGLGAGGCQSEYTAEETPMVEYANVHFALETMRQEAKATGKDGPRVLILGPENAGKTSVAKILTAYATKVERQPIVVNLDPTEGMLSVPGTLTATAFRTMMDVEEGWGSSPMSGPSAVPVKLPLVYFYPMQNPLEAEGSVYRPIVSRLALSVMGRMAEDEEARETGIIVDTPGALSQGKPGSLEMINHIVTEFSITTILVIGSERLYSLMMKNYDNKPTSSASAVASDERITVVKLSKSGGCVDRDAAFMKGVRESQIRTYFFGNPIPSTASAALSLSASSTTNVTLSPHAQQLDFNTLSIYNYTIASLEEDEDEYDPSQLGAGDSFLPGGGNDAEASQAQQDEPARATPLPGIVSSIESATPPVASNVPLKKVLPPAPSTLANSLIAITNAPTTASAAEVRDASIMGFLYVAEVDSEKGKIRALAPVGGRVPPRAIVWGKKWPGEVVGLVG is encoded by the exons ATGTCTCTCCCCGGTCTAGACCTTACACAGCCGTCAGCGGACAACCAATTCGCGCCCGCACCGCCGACCCAGGTCAGCCTGTCGAAGGGCTCCGAGTGGAGATTTGAGGTTGCTTTCGGCACAGTCATTCGAGTCAAG CTCCTCGCTGGCACCGCAGAACTCTTTGGCACCGAACTAGCTCCATCTCAAACATACACCTTCTCCGGGACGAAAGGCGCAATATACACCTGGCATGGTTGCACACTGGAAGTGGGCGCGGGGGATACAGGGCCATCTGTCGATGGGTTGGCACCGGGTGGATTGAGCGGCGCGACACCTCGCGGGCTCGGCGCAGGAGGTTGTCAAAGCGAGTACACGGCAGAGGAGACACCGATGGTGGAATACGCCAATGTGCATTTTGCGTTGGAGACTATGCGTCAGGAGGCGAAGGCGACAGGAAAGGACGGTCCGCGCGTGCTAATTCTCGGCCCGGAGAATGCGGGAAAGACGAGTGTCGCGAAGATCCTGACGGCATATGCTACGAAGGTGGAGAGGCAACCTATCGTTGTCAACTTGGATCCGACTGAGGGTATGCTTAGTGTCCCTGGGACGTTGACGGCTACGGCGTTCCGCACTATGatggatgttgaggagggATGGGGAAGCAGTCCTATGTCGGGGCCCAGTGCTGTTCCTGTGAAGCTGCCTTTGGTCTACTTTTACCCGATGCAGAATCCgctggaggcggaggggtcTGTTTACCGGCCCATTGTGTCGCGGTTGGCGCTGTCGGTGATGGGACGCATggcagaggatgaggaggctaGGGAAACGGGTATTATTGTGGATACGCCGGGGGCTTTAAGTCAGGGTAAACCTGGAAGTCTTGAAATGATCAACCATATCGTGACGGAGTTTTCGA TTACTACTATCCTTGTCATTGGCTCGGAACGTCTATACAGTCTCATGATGAAGAACTACGATAACAAGCCGACGTCTAGCGCTTCCGCCGTCGCCTCGGACGAGCGCATCACAGTCGTGAAGCTCTCTAAATCCGGTGGATGTGTAGATCGCGATGCAGCCTTTATGAAGGGAGTCCGGGAATCCCAAATCCGGACATACTTCTTTGGCAACCCTATCCCGTCCACTGCGTCTGCCGCTCTTTCGCTCTCAGCATCGTCAACTACAAATGTGACACTATCCCCACACGCCCAACAGCTTGATTTCAACACGCTCAGTATCTACAATTATACCATCGCATCGctagaggaagacgaagacgaatATGATCCATCCCAACTCGGAGCCGGTGACTCGTTCCTCCCCGGGGGAGGTAACGACGCTGAGGCCAGCCAGGCCCAGCAAGATGAGCCAGCTCGAGCTACACCTTTACCTGGCATAGTTTCCAGCATCGAGAGCGCTACCCCACCCGTGGCTTCGAATGTCCCGTTGAAGAAAGTCTTACCCCCTGCACCATCCACACTCGCCAACTCtctcatcgccatcaccaacGCACCCACCACAGCCAGTGCGGCCGAGGTGCGGGACGCCAGTATAATGGGATTCCTGTACGTGGCTGAAGTGGATAGCGAGAAGGGCAAGATTCGTGCTCTAGCCCCGGTGGGCGGACGAGTACCACCGCGGGCGATTgtctggggaaagaagtggCCCGGAGAGGTAGTGGGATTGGTTGGGTAG